In Helicobacter colisuis, one genomic interval encodes:
- the bamA gene encoding outer membrane protein assembly factor BamA: MSFFPKTLSFVVAAFALSSGLKAAELPVIKEIRYEGLNYISPLIANEIAKIKINETMNIESVNKSIINFYEQGYFKDIWITEENGILTYHFAEKPVIASLVVSGYGAGKEQSVLDKEIGLKKGDVYDELKIANTRKKIIALLESQGFYNTVVEVKTEEISQNALKVTLEINKGEEIIIRKANYYGRDELKVSRIEASTANKERDFLGWMWGFNSGKLQINEIENDALRIRDLYMQKGFLDAEVDTPFLRTDFTTYNAELDFYIKEGELYKVSGIDIVLEEDVIPLEDLYDIVSLKKGKKFNISTMRKDTEAIKHKIGDLGYAFTRVTPDLDKNQENAEVRVIYYVQPGKKVKVRDVLISGNSKTLDRVVRRNVLLAPGDQYQMSKIERSKNAIMRTGGFDSVDIEEKRVDEENIDLIVNVKEGKTGEFTFGVGYGSYDGIMGSASIKDRNIFGTGLTAGLYFDKSEVSTSYRLNLYNPAVLDSNYSLSTDIYQTDYTDYDYREITQGASLVGGRRITDTLEASVGYTYQKSKLSDFNNPFYSRYYKGEYIKSSVIPGVYFDNTDSYFFPKNGWKAGGSLEYAGVGGDAKFWKYFGNLYYFKSLEDWTDLDLIFRFRTKFGYIDDNGYVPINERFYLGGVSSLRGFQSNSITPRDKYGVRIGGNQTLYGSVELSYGLFETVQMRLSAFYDYGMLGEDKLTQIQRDSVGVALEWISPIGAITFIVPKALNPKKGDDTSSFEFTMGQRF; the protein is encoded by the coding sequence ATGAGCTTTTTCCCAAAAACATTATCCTTTGTAGTGGCAGCTTTTGCTTTGTCAAGTGGCTTAAAAGCAGCAGAATTACCTGTTATTAAAGAGATTCGCTATGAGGGGTTAAACTACATTTCCCCCTTGATTGCAAATGAGATTGCCAAGATTAAGATTAATGAAACAATGAATATTGAAAGTGTCAATAAAAGTATTATTAATTTTTATGAGCAAGGATATTTTAAAGATATTTGGATTACAGAAGAAAATGGAATTTTAACTTATCATTTTGCTGAAAAGCCCGTAATTGCAAGTTTGGTAGTGAGTGGATATGGCGCAGGAAAAGAGCAATCAGTCCTTGATAAAGAAATAGGGCTTAAAAAGGGCGATGTTTATGATGAACTAAAAATTGCTAATACGCGAAAAAAGATTATTGCACTTTTAGAATCTCAAGGATTTTATAACACTGTTGTGGAAGTAAAAACAGAGGAAATTTCGCAAAATGCACTTAAAGTAACGCTAGAGATTAATAAGGGTGAAGAAATTATTATTAGAAAAGCAAATTATTATGGTAGAGATGAATTAAAAGTTTCGCGCATTGAAGCATCTACGGCTAATAAAGAGCGGGATTTTCTTGGTTGGATGTGGGGGTTTAATAGCGGTAAATTGCAAATCAATGAAATTGAAAATGATGCGCTTAGAATCCGCGATCTCTATATGCAAAAAGGGTTTTTGGATGCAGAAGTAGATACGCCTTTTTTAAGGACAGATTTTACCACTTATAATGCTGAATTAGATTTTTATATCAAAGAAGGGGAACTTTATAAGGTTTCTGGAATTGATATTGTTTTAGAAGAGGATGTGATTCCGCTAGAAGATCTTTATGATATTGTGAGTTTAAAAAAGGGTAAGAAATTTAATATTAGCACAATGCGTAAGGACACAGAAGCAATTAAACATAAAATCGGTGATTTGGGTTATGCCTTCACGCGAGTAACCCCGGATTTGGATAAGAATCAAGAGAATGCGGAAGTGCGGGTAATTTATTATGTTCAACCTGGCAAAAAAGTAAAGGTGCGCGATGTTTTGATTTCGGGTAACTCTAAGACGCTTGATAGAGTGGTTCGTAGAAATGTGTTGTTAGCTCCAGGTGATCAATATCAAATGAGCAAGATTGAGCGCTCTAAAAATGCGATTATGAGAACAGGTGGTTTTGATAGCGTGGATATTGAAGAAAAGCGCGTTGATGAAGAAAATATTGATTTGATTGTGAATGTCAAGGAGGGTAAGACAGGAGAATTTACCTTTGGTGTAGGGTATGGAAGTTATGATGGAATAATGGGGAGTGCATCTATTAAAGATAGAAATATCTTTGGGACAGGGCTAACAGCTGGACTTTACTTTGATAAGAGTGAGGTTTCTACTTCTTATCGCTTAAATCTCTATAATCCTGCAGTTTTGGATAGCAATTATAGTCTTTCTACAGATATTTATCAAACAGATTATACAGATTATGATTATCGTGAGATTACACAAGGGGCTAGTCTTGTTGGTGGGCGAAGAATCACAGATACCCTAGAAGCAAGTGTGGGTTACACTTATCAAAAATCTAAACTTTCTGATTTTAATAACCCTTTTTATAGTCGCTACTATAAGGGAGAATATATTAAATCTTCCGTGATTCCCGGGGTGTATTTTGATAATACCGATTCTTATTTCTTTCCAAAAAATGGTTGGAAAGCAGGTGGTTCTTTGGAATATGCAGGAGTTGGGGGAGATGCTAAGTTTTGGAAATATTTTGGGAATTTATATTATTTTAAATCCTTAGAAGATTGGACTGATTTGGATTTGATATTTAGATTCCGCACGAAGTTTGGGTATATTGATGATAATGGTTATGTCCCTATTAATGAGAGATTTTATTTAGGGGGTGTTAGCTCACTTAGAGGTTTCCAAAGTAACTCTATCACGCCACGCGATAAATATGGAGTGAGGATTGGTGGAAATCAAACGCTTTATGGTTCAGTGGAGTTAAGCTATGGATTGTTTGAAACGGTGCAAATGCGATTGAGTGCCTTTTATGATTATGGTATGTTAGGGGAGGATAAATTAACGCAGATTCAGCGCGATTCTGTGGGAGTAGCTTTGGAATGGATTTCACCTATTGGAGCTATTACTTTTATTGTTCCTAAAGCACTTAATCCCAAAAAGGGTGATGATACCTCTTCTTTTGAATTTACAATGGGACAGAGATTTTAA
- a CDS encoding aminotransferase class V-fold PLP-dependent enzyme, with translation MPYNFKNLSTKEKKALLKKEILLAKNKHYFDWTASGLAAKCIEKRIKKILPFYANPHSESSLHSKIIGKTYEQARKNLKQIFGLDSSFALISCGFGSSAAIKKFQEILGIYLPPQTRKTLKLHEIDSSKLPLVIVGPYEHHSNELSFREGLCEVIRIPLNTEGLVDLKALEQILIANVHRKIIASFSLASNVSGILSPFMQISNLVREYGGIVCFDMASSSAYFDIPASFYDVAFLSPHKLLGGISSSGILIIKRNLINKTLPPTFCGGGVVGYVSRTSQIYFANEEIREESGTPGILEFIRASLAYQLRQEIGQEWIMQTKEKLIRIFKEFLESHPKITLYGNPNYNIVGTFAFNLQEKSPYEIATILSNNYGILVRAGCSCAGPYGHDLLNLKDNTTFNQKPGWIRVSLHYTHRKKELYYLCECLKKLCK, from the coding sequence TTGCCTTATAATTTTAAGAATCTAAGCACCAAAGAAAAAAAGGCTTTGCTTAAAAAAGAAATTTTACTTGCAAAAAACAAACATTATTTTGATTGGACAGCAAGTGGTTTAGCTGCAAAATGTATAGAAAAACGCATTAAAAAGATTCTTCCCTTTTATGCCAACCCACATTCTGAAAGCTCCCTTCACTCTAAAATTATCGGTAAAACTTATGAACAAGCGCGTAAGAATCTTAAGCAAATCTTTGGGCTTGATTCTAGCTTTGCGCTCATTTCTTGTGGTTTTGGGTCAAGTGCTGCTATCAAAAAGTTTCAAGAAATCCTAGGAATCTATCTCCCACCCCAAACTAGAAAAACTCTCAAACTCCACGAAATTGATTCCTCTAAATTACCTCTTGTAATCGTTGGACCCTATGAACACCACAGCAATGAATTAAGCTTTAGAGAAGGTTTGTGCGAAGTGATACGAATCCCACTTAACACTGAAGGCTTAGTGGATTTAAAGGCTTTGGAGCAAATTTTGATTGCTAATGTCCATCGCAAAATCATTGCTTCTTTTTCGCTTGCTTCAAATGTTAGTGGGATTTTAAGCCCTTTTATGCAAATCTCAAATCTAGTCCGAGAATATGGCGGAATTGTCTGCTTTGATATGGCAAGCTCCTCTGCTTATTTTGACATTCCTGCTTCTTTTTATGATGTTGCATTTCTCTCTCCACATAAGCTCTTAGGAGGAATTTCAAGCAGTGGAATCCTCATTATCAAGCGCAATTTAATCAACAAAACCCTGCCTCCTACTTTTTGTGGTGGCGGAGTGGTGGGCTATGTTTCGCGCACAAGCCAAATTTATTTTGCTAATGAAGAGATTCGTGAAGAATCAGGAACGCCTGGGATTTTAGAATTTATTAGAGCGAGTTTGGCTTATCAATTGCGCCAAGAAATTGGACAAGAATGGATTATGCAAACCAAAGAAAAGCTCATTCGAATCTTTAAAGAGTTTTTAGAAAGCCACCCTAAAATCACTCTTTATGGCAATCCAAACTACAACATTGTTGGAACTTTTGCATTTAATCTCCAAGAAAAATCTCCTTATGAAATTGCCACTATACTTTCAAATAACTATGGAATCTTGGTGCGCGCAGGTTGTTCTTGTGCGGGACCTTATGGACACGATTTACTGAATTTAAAAGACAATACAACTTTTAATCAAAAACCTGGTTGGATTCGCGTAAGTTTGCATTACACACATC
- a CDS encoding M16 family metallopeptidase: MAVELKKVEVKGVEIPVLYEKNSQLPLFFVQIVFKGAGGVSNQKNYGLSDVVSSLLNEGTQKLGVTKFSQKLEEKALSLSVGSGLETMDFTLSGMSKEQESGLKYLKDLMQDPNFTPKALQKVKENSLIGILERENDFDYQANRALSAMLFKGSVLENPLSGTKETLAQMSLEEIEQFYHKYVNLKSAIVIVGGDVDYAKITRSLADLLAVLPVGDSVEIKPFSANDKPQTKRQIKETKQAYIYFGSPLNVENLQKESALIKVASFVLGGSGFGSRMMEEVRVKRGLAYSAVMQLEAGKTFSYARGYLQTSLKNEKEAQKLVQEVVDEFVAKGISEQELQEAKQYLLGSEPLHNETLSQRLGSAFNNYYKGLPLDFNAQVLQEIQNLTLKEVNDYIKSHKEITKLTFSVVSAD, from the coding sequence ATGGCAGTGGAATTAAAAAAAGTGGAAGTTAAAGGGGTGGAGATTCCTGTTTTGTATGAGAAAAATTCGCAACTTCCTTTGTTTTTTGTCCAAATTGTTTTTAAGGGTGCAGGTGGAGTGAGTAATCAAAAAAATTATGGGCTATCTGATGTTGTAAGCTCACTTTTAAATGAAGGGACACAAAAGCTTGGTGTAACTAAGTTTTCACAAAAGCTAGAGGAGAAGGCATTAAGTTTAAGTGTGGGAAGTGGGCTAGAGACGATGGATTTCACATTAAGTGGAATGAGCAAAGAGCAAGAGAGTGGATTAAAATATTTAAAAGATTTAATGCAAGATCCAAATTTCACTCCTAAGGCTTTGCAAAAAGTAAAAGAAAATTCACTCATTGGAATCTTAGAAAGAGAAAATGACTTTGATTATCAGGCTAATCGCGCTTTGAGTGCTATGTTATTTAAAGGTAGTGTGCTAGAAAATCCATTAAGTGGGACTAAAGAGACTTTAGCGCAAATGTCTTTAGAAGAAATAGAGCAGTTTTATCATAAATATGTAAATTTGAAATCTGCTATTGTGATTGTGGGCGGTGATGTGGATTATGCCAAAATAACTCGAAGTTTAGCAGATCTTTTAGCGGTTTTACCGGTGGGGGATTCTGTAGAGATTAAACCATTTAGTGCTAATGATAAGCCTCAAACAAAGCGTCAGATTAAGGAAACCAAGCAAGCATATATTTATTTTGGATCACCGCTTAATGTGGAGAATCTCCAAAAAGAAAGTGCGTTAATTAAGGTGGCTTCTTTTGTGCTTGGAGGGAGTGGCTTTGGAAGTCGTATGATGGAAGAGGTGCGCGTAAAAAGAGGTCTGGCTTATTCTGCGGTAATGCAACTAGAAGCAGGAAAAACATTTTCTTATGCAAGAGGATATTTGCAAACGAGCTTAAAAAATGAAAAAGAAGCCCAAAAACTTGTGCAAGAAGTGGTTGATGAGTTTGTGGCAAAGGGTATTAGTGAGCAAGAATTGCAAGAAGCAAAGCAGTATTTGCTAGGTAGTGAGCCTTTGCACAATGAAACGCTTTCCCAGAGATTAGGAAGTGCGTTTAATAATTACTACAAGGGTTTGCCTTTGGACTTTAATGCACAAGTCTTGCAAGAAATTCAGAATCTTACTTTAAAAGAAGTGAATGATTATATTAAATCTCATAAAGAAATTACAAAACTTACTTTTAGTGTGGTGAGTGCAGATTGA
- a CDS encoding prephenate dehydrogenase, with translation MQAGIIGLGLIGGSLGLALRETGMFKRILGLDNNEIHLQQALSLGLVDEGVELDEIKLCDVIFLAIPVEAILKTLPKLTGIAPHTTIIDLGSTKHLISQNIPQEIRKNFVCAHPMSGTENFGPKAAFKELLAHHIIVLTDLEQSGEFQAAMAKEIFVSLKMNIIKMDSKSHDNHAAFISHLPHIISYAIANTVLSQQNPKDILALAGGGFKSMVRIAKSSPIMWSDIAKQNKNELLKSLDFFQKELDFATSLIKEEKWEELAKWMEKANSLYEIF, from the coding sequence ATGCAAGCTGGAATCATTGGTTTAGGATTAATTGGCGGTTCTTTAGGATTAGCTTTAAGAGAAACAGGAATGTTTAAGAGAATTTTAGGATTAGATAATAACGAGATTCACTTACAACAAGCGCTTTCTTTGGGACTAGTTGATGAAGGGGTGGAACTTGATGAAATCAAGCTTTGTGATGTTATTTTTCTTGCCATTCCCGTTGAGGCAATTTTAAAAACTCTACCCAAACTAACAGGAATCGCTCCACACACAACCATCATTGATCTAGGTAGCACCAAGCACCTCATCTCCCAAAATATTCCCCAAGAGATTCGCAAAAACTTTGTTTGCGCACACCCCATGAGTGGAACAGAAAACTTTGGTCCCAAAGCAGCCTTTAAGGAATTGTTAGCTCATCACATTATCGTTTTAACCGACTTAGAGCAAAGCGGAGAATTTCAAGCAGCTATGGCAAAGGAGATTTTTGTCTCCCTTAAAATGAATATTATCAAAATGGATTCAAAATCTCACGACAATCACGCTGCATTTATTAGCCATTTGCCCCACATTATTAGCTATGCCATTGCCAACACTGTGCTATCCCAACAAAATCCAAAAGATATTTTAGCGCTTGCAGGTGGTGGTTTTAAAAGTATGGTAAGAATCGCCAAGAGCTCTCCAATAATGTGGAGTGATATTGCTAAGCAAAATAAAAACGAATTACTCAAATCTCTTGACTTTTTTCAAAAAGAACTTGATTTTGCAACCTCCCTTATCAAAGAAGAAAAATGGGAAGAACTTGCCAAATGGATGGAAAAAGCCAATTCGCTCTATGAAATCTTTTAA
- a CDS encoding dehypoxanthine futalosine cyclase produces MNLQWDRDFKMTMQEKIDRAIIRTKIPRVSREEILDLMQNASLKELGERAFGIKQVLHPDNITTFVVDRNINYTNICWVDCKFCAFKRRINESETYILSFEEIDQKIEELLAIGGTQILFQGGVHPSLKIEWYEELVSHISQKYPQITVHGFSAIEINYIAKISKISIAEVLKKLQKCGLASIPGAGAEILSDRVRDVIAPKKLDSDEWIEVHREAHKIGMRSTATMMFGSVENDTDIIEHWERIRNLQDETNGFRAFILWSFQPAFTPLQKEFPTLHKASSNRYLRLLACSRIFLDNFQNIQSSWVTQGSYIGQLALLFGANDLGSTMMEENVVAAAGARNSMNQAEMISLIKDVGEIPAKRNTAYDILEIF; encoded by the coding sequence TTGAATTTACAATGGGACAGAGATTTTAAGATGACAATGCAAGAAAAAATAGATAGAGCAATCATTAGAACTAAGATTCCGCGTGTGAGTAGGGAAGAAATTTTGGATTTAATGCAAAACGCCTCTTTGAAAGAATTGGGCGAAAGAGCTTTTGGGATTAAGCAGGTTTTGCATCCAGATAATATTACAACTTTTGTGGTTGATAGGAATATTAATTACACTAATATTTGTTGGGTGGATTGTAAATTTTGTGCCTTTAAGCGCAGAATTAATGAAAGTGAGACCTATATTCTTAGTTTTGAAGAAATTGATCAAAAGATTGAAGAGTTACTTGCTATTGGTGGGACACAAATACTTTTTCAAGGTGGGGTGCATCCAAGTCTTAAGATAGAATGGTATGAAGAATTAGTTTCACATATTTCACAAAAATATCCTCAAATTACGGTGCATGGCTTTTCTGCTATTGAGATTAATTACATTGCAAAAATCTCTAAAATTTCTATTGCTGAAGTATTAAAAAAACTTCAAAAATGCGGATTAGCTTCAATTCCTGGCGCAGGAGCGGAGATTTTAAGCGATAGGGTGCGTGATGTCATAGCGCCAAAAAAGCTAGATAGCGATGAATGGATAGAAGTGCATAGAGAAGCCCACAAAATTGGTATGAGAAGCACCGCTACAATGATGTTTGGAAGTGTGGAGAATGATACAGATATTATTGAGCATTGGGAGAGAATCCGCAATCTTCAAGATGAAACCAATGGCTTTAGAGCATTTATTTTATGGAGTTTTCAACCTGCTTTTACACCTTTACAAAAGGAATTTCCAACACTTCATAAAGCTTCATCTAATCGCTATTTGAGACTTTTGGCTTGCAGTCGAATCTTTTTGGACAATTTTCAAAATATTCAAAGTAGCTGGGTAACACAAGGTTCTTATATTGGGCAACTTGCATTGCTTTTTGGAGCTAATGATTTGGGTAGCACGATGATGGAAGAAAATGTTGTTGCTGCAGCAGGTGCTAGAAACTCAATGAATCAAGCAGAGATGATTTCTTTAATTAAAGATGTGGGCGAGATTCCAGCTAAGCGCAATACAGCTTATGATATTTTGGAGATTTTTTAG
- a CDS encoding cation:proton antiporter, giving the protein MDSLITFGVISLLIVVAPFFSALTRLPLVVVEILLGALAFYFGFFKHFDSLEFVAHIGFLFLMFLCGLEVDLKTFSRLGVEFIKSASVYFFMLYGVAVLYVLYSGLSVFYIATLPVMSLGMIMALLREYPKNTQWLQMALNVGILGELISIVVLVLLNGVYSYGITWKLYETLFVLFAFLSVIVGIFKVANILFWWFPTLKFYVIPQHSSKNQDIRFGVMLFLTMIGIAQILDLERVLGAFLAGMILATYFHHQKGLAEKLNEIGFGFFVPLFFVYVGSTLDLDLIFQNPHLFSEVFVIIVVMVLLRIIGAFVAYRKYFENRKEVLLFAFSHSMPLTFLVATAQLGKQFGAISAEEYYAFIIAALLEGILLTICIKLISNYKAKDSTSFA; this is encoded by the coding sequence ATGGATAGTCTTATTACTTTTGGTGTGATTTCATTATTGATTGTTGTGGCGCCCTTTTTTAGCGCATTAACAAGGCTTCCTTTAGTGGTGGTAGAGATTTTGCTTGGAGCTTTGGCATTTTATTTTGGTTTTTTTAAACATTTTGATTCTTTGGAATTTGTAGCACATATTGGGTTTTTGTTCTTAATGTTTTTGTGTGGCTTGGAAGTGGATTTAAAAACCTTTAGTAGGCTTGGAGTGGAGTTTATAAAATCAGCTAGTGTGTATTTTTTTATGCTTTATGGTGTGGCGGTTTTATATGTGCTTTATAGTGGATTGTCTGTATTTTATATCGCGACTTTGCCGGTTATGAGTTTGGGAATGATTATGGCGCTTTTGAGAGAATATCCCAAAAACACACAATGGCTTCAAATGGCATTGAATGTTGGGATTTTGGGAGAGCTTATTAGTATTGTGGTTTTGGTGCTTTTAAATGGTGTGTATTCTTATGGAATTACTTGGAAGCTTTATGAAACACTTTTTGTGCTTTTTGCCTTTTTGAGCGTGATTGTTGGGATTTTTAAGGTGGCAAATATTTTATTTTGGTGGTTTCCAACATTAAAGTTTTATGTGATTCCACAACATTCAAGCAAGAATCAAGATATTCGCTTTGGCGTGATGTTGTTTTTAACTATGATTGGAATTGCGCAAATATTAGACTTAGAGCGTGTGCTTGGAGCATTTTTAGCAGGAATGATTCTAGCAACTTATTTCCATCATCAAAAGGGCTTAGCAGAAAAACTTAATGAAATTGGCTTTGGCTTTTTTGTTCCATTGTTTTTTGTGTATGTGGGTTCAACTTTGGATTTGGATTTAATTTTTCAAAACCCCCATTTGTTTTCAGAAGTATTTGTGATTATTGTAGTAATGGTGCTTTTGCGAATCATTGGTGCTTTTGTGGCATATAGAAAATACTTTGAAAATCGTAAAGAAGTCTTGCTTTTTGCTTTTAGCCATTCGATGCCACTTACTTTTTTAGTGGCAACAGCACAGCTTGGGAAGCAATTTGGTGCCATTAGCGCAGAGGAATATTATGCGTTTATTATTGCAGCTCTTTTAGAAGGGATTTTATTGACCATTTGCATTAAACTAATTAGCAATTATAAAGCCAAGGATTCTACAAGCTTTGCTTGA